AATTTCCGCTCCAAATAGCAGAAAAAGTGACCTGGCGCGTGCCCCCCGAATTGCGTGACCGCGCTTGGAACCGGGTCCGTCAGATCAGCCGTGAAGTTTTAACCGCAGGAGAATCCAAATGCTTTGCTTAGAGAACAGTGGCGTCAAGGTGGCACCTGCCTCCAAGATCTTGAAAAGGGATGAGCACAGTTTCATCCTAGAGGGGCAGCGCATCCTCGAAGCCGCACGCCATGAAGCGGCGCTCATCCGCCAGCAAGCGGAGACCGATGCCGAAAAAAAGCGCGAGGAGGGTTTCCTCAAAGGCCAGGAAGAAGGAAAAACAAAAATCGCCGAACACATCGTCGAATGCATGGGGCAGAGTGCGGTTTATTTTTCCAAGGTCGAAGACGTCATGGTGGATCTCGTCATGCGTGCTGTGCGTCAGGTCATTGGTGAAATGGATCAGCGGGATGTCGTGGAGCGGCTCGTCCGACGCGCCCTGGAAAGCACCCGCAATGAGAGCCAGATCACCATCCGGGTCTCCCCCGGTCAGGCCGATTGGATCAAAAACCGCATCAGCACCATCATGCAGACCTTTCCGAAGATTCACTTTCTCGATGTGCAGCCGGATCAGCGCCTTGCTGAGAATGGCTGCATTTTGGAAACCGAGATCGGAGTCGTGGATGCCACGCTCGAGACCCAGCTCAAGGCCATCGAGAAGGCCCTCATTCGTTCGATGAAATGACTTCATGAACTTGCCGACCTTTGACTTCAATTCACTCACCGCGCGCTTGCAGCACGGCATGGATTCCGTGCAGCCCCTGAGCTTGCGCGGTCGCGTGACACAGGTCACCGGCACGATCTTAAAAGCTTATGCACCAGGCGCAAAAATCGGTGAACTATGTCGCCTGAAAAACCCCTGGGAAGATGAAGGCATCTTGGGAGAAGTGGTGGGCTTTTCCAAGAATCTCGCTCTGATCACCCCCCTGGGGGAGCTCATGGGAATCTCCTCCACCACAGAGGTCATCCCCACCGGGGAGGTCCACCAAGTACCCGTGGGCAAAGAAATGCTCGGCCGTGTTTTGGACGGTCTCGGCCATCCCTCCGATGGAAAAGGTCCCTTTAAGATCGAAGCCCATTACGCCGTCACAGCCGATCCCCCAAATGCCATGACCCGGCAGTTGATCACCCACCCGATCAGCCTCGGCGTGCGGGCGCTCGATGGACTGCTCACCTGTGGCGAAGGCCAGCGCATGGGCATCTTTGCCGCTGCCGGAGGCGGAAAAAGCACGCTGCTGAGCCAGATCATCCGCAACACTTCAGCAGACATCGTGGTGCTCGCGCTCATTGGCGAACGCGGACGTGAGGTGCGTGAATTCCTGGAGCGTGATCTTGGGGAAG
This is a stretch of genomic DNA from Prosthecobacter algae. It encodes these proteins:
- a CDS encoding HrpE/YscL family type III secretion apparatus protein — its product is MLCLENSGVKVAPASKILKRDEHSFILEGQRILEAARHEAALIRQQAETDAEKKREEGFLKGQEEGKTKIAEHIVECMGQSAVYFSKVEDVMVDLVMRAVRQVIGEMDQRDVVERLVRRALESTRNESQITIRVSPGQADWIKNRISTIMQTFPKIHFLDVQPDQRLAENGCILETEIGVVDATLETQLKAIEKALIRSMK